From the genome of Erinaceus europaeus chromosome 1, mEriEur2.1, whole genome shotgun sequence:
CACTGCGGAACACTTGGTAGACACTAGTGGGAGGGAACATGGCAACGGCACCCAGCAGGGAGCCCACCTGGATGGCCACGCCAGCTGCCAGCAATGCAGGACGcccccccacatgcaggagggagcTAGCGGCCACCTTCACATAAGAGAAGACACCCAGACACAGCACCCAGGACAGCACCTAGAAGGGTGGGCAGAGGAGCAGGCTGAGTAGAAGGCAGTCCTGTGCCAGAGCCAGCCACCCTCTTTGCTTTCCTTTGTCTCCAGTGTACTTACCACAAGGACCACGCCAGCAGAAGTACCCACTAGGGGTGGACAGGGACTCAGGACTGCCAGTGCTATCAGGTAGGTCCCAAAGAATAAGCCGAGCAAAGAGAGACCACTCAGTCCTGCCAGAGACCTGCCAGGGGGATGCAGAAACTCAGGAATCGCTGAGCCAGGACCtggcccaccccagagtctccaCCCCCCGAGTGTATTAGGCCCCTTGAGCACCTGCACAGCACGCCCATGGCCAGGAAACAGGCAAGTGGGTTGGCGAGACTGCCCAGCACCACGGCCAAGTGGTAGGCCAGGCGTCCATAGGGCAGGCAGGAAAAGCTCTGTATGGCGGGCAGCACACCGTTGATCAGTGCATTGGTGACCGTCAGCAGTCCCAGCAAACAGATTCCACGGACAGAGAGCAGTCGAGCTTTCTTAGAGTCTGGGTTGGGGGTGGCACCTGCCGCCTGACCCAGTGGctcctgcagtggtgaagcttcctcctcctcctcctcctcttcctcctctgttcTGGGGGCTCCCACCCGAAGGTTAGGCCCTGAGCCCCCAGAAGGGGAAGATGGTGAGGTTGGCAAAAGTAGTAGGAGACCCTGAAAGGAGGCAGCTGAAACCACCAGAAGGGTGGTCAGCACCCAGAAGAAGGTGCTGGCAGAAAAACGCTCTGAAAAATGGTGTGGTGGCCCTGGGGTGCTGTTGGTGGCAGCTGGTGGGCACTCAAGGTGGCCCACACCCTGCACCAGGGCTAGCACACAGGGCAGCAGGGCACTGAGGCCCTGACCCAGGAAAAAGGAGCGCAGgaagggagggggcaggtggctcAGGAAGGGCAGAAAAGTGACATTTGAAGCGCAGCAGGCCAATGCCAGCACGAAGGTTAGCGTCAGAAAGGCCACAGAGTGTGGCTGCCCTGCCACAGGGGTCACATGATGCCACAGCAGGGCCAGCAGGGCTGTGCCCACCCCATTCAGTGCTTGTACCACCTGGATGGGGCCCCGCTCGCCTTTGCTAGGGACCAGCCGCCTCCATAGGGTCACCGCTagcagccccaggttccccagtGCCACCAGCACAGAGAGGTAGGCAGGCAGGCTCCAacctggaaggatggatggagaaCAACAGACCGTCAGAGGGCAGGAGATAAGTGATGCCTGAGCCGCCCGGCTCATCTTCCTGCACACCAGCATGCTTCCACTCACCCTCGGGAAGGCCTTTAACCACCACAGGTAACTCCACCCAGACGCCATTGACTGAAGACCAGGAGCCCATGCCAAAGAGGGCAACCAGCAGGTGGGTCAGGACTAGACGGCGCAGTGGGGGTGCTGCCATCCAGTTTAAGGGTGGGCGCTGCAAGACAGGAAGCGCTCACGGTCGGTCAGCCCTTCTTTTCCCCCCAGTTCAGAGAAGACACTTCGGTTCCTTCAGATGTGAAGACCTCTCCTAGCAAGAGGCTGACAGCGAGAgcggaaggagagacagagttgAAGTCAATGCAGGGTCCGCCTGTCCAGCCCCGGGGACCTCGAGCAGCAGAAACCCCAAGGAGCACCCCGCCCACCAGTCGGGATCGCGTGCTGCAGGGTCCGCAGTCGCCGCACCAACAAGGGCCCGCGGTGTTCTGGTCCCTGGGGAGGAAGACGAGAGAGGGCACGGGTCGGATACCTCACGCGGTCTCTGCACCCACCTGGGAGGCCGAGCTGCAGGGTCAGGCCGGGCGGCCCCGCGGGCTCCGGCTCCAGCTCTAGGGGGTGTGGTCGCCGCGGGCCCggcccgggggtgggggtgggggtaggcggCCCAGACACCGCCCCTCGCCCGCCAGGGCGGTCCCTGCACCCGGGCGGCCGCAGCCTGCGCGCTCCCCGCCCCGGCGGGGAGGCTCTTCCCGCCGCGTGGTGAGGACGCCACCCCGGGTCTGAGGATGCGGCCCGCCCCAGAGCCGGAGCGACCCGGAGACACGGGCCGCCGGGAGCTGGTCTGCGATGCAAGGCACCTGCTCCCAGGAGCCCGCCTAGCGCCCGGCCACGGCGCCGCCGTAAATCCCGGAAGTGACCCGCTACAGGCCCGCCCCTTCCGCTCCGTGAGGCGGCTCGGTGCGCAGAGATTATGGCTCCCGGGGCTGTCCGGCGGGCTCGGCGTCGAGCTCGGGGCACACCGCCCGCCGGGGCACGGGCCCAATCGGCCCGCTCGGCTGAGGACTGGTGGTGGGACCGGCTGGCACCCAGCGGCTCTGGATACCACCTGCTGCAGTCGGACAGCATGCTGCTGGTATTGCCCGACCCGGGGCCCGTCCGCGCACAGCGGCGCGCCCCCCGTCGCGCCCCCCGCCCGCAGCTTTCTGGGACCCGCGCGGCTGCCAGGCCCAAGCCCGCACCCACGCCGGAGCAGGGGCCCGACTCCGGCTGGGGCGACCGCATTCCACTGGAAATTCTGGTGCAGATTTTCGGGCTGCTGGTGGCATCCGATGGGCCCATGCCCTTCCTCGGCAGGTACGTGGGCGCCCGTGTGTGGAGCGCAGTGGCCCTGCTACCCACTTAGCAGCGGGGCTGATGTGGGACGCGGAAGAAAGCGCCCCAGGGAGTGCAGGTGCTCAAGGGTCCCATAGGCGCTTCAGGGTCGGACTTAGAGCTTCGGCACCCACAGTGTTttgagagctgggggtggggtgg
Proteins encoded in this window:
- the SLC52A2 gene encoding solute carrier family 52, riboflavin transporter, member 2 encodes the protein MAAPPLRRLVLTHLLVALFGMGSWSSVNGVWVELPVVVKGLPEGWSLPAYLSVLVALGNLGLLAVTLWRRLVPSKGERGPIQVVQALNGVGTALLALLWHHVTPVAGQPHSVAFLTLTFVLALACCASNVTFLPFLSHLPPPFLRSFFLGQGLSALLPCVLALVQGVGHLECPPAATNSTPGPPHHFSERFSASTFFWVLTTLLVVSAASFQGLLLLLPTSPSSPSGGSGPNLRVGAPRTEEEEEEEEEEASPLQEPLGQAAGATPNPDSKKARLLSVRGICLLGLLTVTNALINGVLPAIQSFSCLPYGRLAYHLAVVLGSLANPLACFLAMGVLCRSLAGLSGLSLLGLFFGTYLIALAVLSPCPPLVGTSAGVVLVVLSWVLCLGVFSYVKVAASSLLHVGGRPALLAAGVAIQVGSLLGAVAMFPPTSVYQVFRSGQDCVDLCGL